In a genomic window of Mastacembelus armatus chromosome 3, fMasArm1.2, whole genome shotgun sequence:
- the ogfod1 gene encoding prolyl 3-hydroxylase OGFOD1 — MASKRREGEPNPTEKKKKKKNCEETAEFSSCVGDERVKSAVKEAWSRSTRCSQGDLELDCHPFPHCIIKNFLSNETFVENLQRELLGLNFHEKSNDLYKFKQSGDLKKRTEPHIAGLRAALFGRFRSWLSEVLGVELEPTVDISCARYEYTDVLLCHDDELEGRRVAFILYLVPPWLSSDGGTLDLYATDSNFQPQSIVKSLVPSWNTLVLFEVSPVSFHQVSEVLSQDKCRLSLGGWFHGPSLERPPRLIEPPIPRSPHLPRDETLLLEWVNPMYLDISYQEQIQEEFEDSSEIQLKDFLKEEKFREVNEALRLTQIQWTRRGPPNKRYYEVASLETLPQCVSACWELLCSEAFFLLLSNFTGLRLHYLCPADDADDADDADDADDADDADDADDADDADDADDADDADDADEKKEKEGNKESEGVQDGEATGSSTQSPPANRSRAKELSTPVCGGELRQWSHGSYTLLNDADAARAEYALDLVLPFGCADWQSEFGGFTCYVANEEDEELLTVYPEDNSLALVYRDKETLKFVKHVNHKSTSDSAGTYTCRTFYDFSFVYYE, encoded by the exons ATGGCCTCTAAAAGACGAGAGGGAGAGCCCAACccaacagaaaagaagaagaagaagaagaactgcgAAGAAACAGCGGAATTTAGTTCCTGTGTAGGAGACGAACGGGTGAAGAGCGCAGTGAAGGAAGCATGGAGCCGGAGTACTCGCTGCAGCCAGG GGGATCTGGAACTGGACTGCCACCCTTTCCCTCACTGCATTATCAAGAACTTCCTCAGCAATGAGACCTTTGTAGAAAACCTCCAGAGGGAACTGCTGGGCCTCAACTTTCACGAGAAGTCAAACGATCTCTACAAATTTAAACAG TCCGGTGACTTGAAGAAGAGAACAGAGCCACACATTGCAGGACTGAG GGCAGCACTGTTTGGGCGTTTTCGCTCCTGGCTTAGCGAGGTGTTGGGGGTTGAACTAGAGCCTACGGTGGATATTTCTTGTGCCAGATATGAATACACAG ATGTTCTGTTGTGTCATGATGATGAATTGGAGGGAAGGCGTGTTGCTTTCATTCTGTATCTTGTGCCTCCGTGGCTGAGCAGTGATGGGGGAACCCTCGACCTTTACGCAACAGACA GTAATTTTCAACCACAGAGTATAGTGAAGTCGCTCGTACCCTCTTGGAACACACTCGTCCTCTTTGAGGTTTCTCCAGTCTCCTTCCACCAA GTATCAGAAGTTCTGTCCCAGGATAAATGTCGTCTCTCTCTTGGTGGCTGGTTTCATGGACCATCTTTGGAGCGTCCTCCTCGCCTCATAGAGCCCCCCATTCCAAGGAGTCCACATTTACCGAGAGAT GAGACCCTTCTTCTGGAGTGGGTCAATCCGATGTACCTGGACATTTCCTATCAAGAACAGATTCAGGAGGAGTTTGAGGACAGCTCTGAAATTCAGCTCAAAGATTTTCTTAAG GAGGAGAAGTTCAGGGAAGTAAATGAAGCACTGCGACTTACTCAGATCCAGTGGACAAGAAGAGGTCCGCCCAATAAGAG ATACTATGAAGTGGCTTCTCTGGAAACCCTGCctcagtgtgtgagtgcatgttgGGAGCTGCTTTGTTCAGAGGCTTTCTTCCTGCTTCTCTCCAACTTCACTGGGCTTCGATTGCACTACCTATGTCctgctgatgatgctgatgatgctgatgatgctgatgatgctgatgatgctgatgatgctgatgatgctgatgatgctgatgatgctgatgatgctgatgatgctgatgatgctgatgatgctgatgagaaaaaagaaaaagaggggaACAAGGAGTCAGAGGGTGTACAGGATGGAGAAGCCACAGGGTCTTCAACCCAGTCACCACCAGCAAATAGAAGCAGAGCAAAAG AGTTAAGCACACCTGTATGTGGTGGTGAACTGCGTCAATGGTCTCATGGCAGCTACACCCTGCTGAACGATGCAGACGCAGCACGGGCAGAGTACGCTCTGGATCTTGTTTTACCTTTTGGCTGCGCAG ACTGGCAGTCAGAGTTTGGGGGCTTCACGTGTTATGTTGCCaatgaagaggatgaggag CTTCTGACAGTGTATCCAGAGGACAACTCCCTCGCCCTCGTctacagagacaaagaaacCCTCAAATTTGTCAAACATGTCAACCACAAGAGCACCTCTGATTCAGCTGGCACTTATACCTGCAGAACATTTTATGACTTTTCTTTTGTGTACTATGAATAA
- the nudt21 gene encoding cleavage and polyadenylation specificity factor subunit 5: protein MSVVPPSRSSTGWPRGGAVQFGNKYISGPAKPLTLERTINLYPLTNYTFGTKEPLYEKDSSVAARFQRMREEFDKMGMRRTVEGVLIVHEHRLPHVLLLQLGTTFFKLPGGELSPGEDEVEGLKRLMTEILGRQDGVKQDWVIDDCIGNWWRPNFEPPQYPYIPAHITKPKEHKKLFLVQLQEKALFAVPKNYKLVAAPLFELYDNAPGYGPIISSLPQLLSRFNFIYN, encoded by the exons ATGTCGGTCGTGCCTCCCAGTCGCTCGTCCACCGGCTGGCCGCGCGGTGGTGCCGTTCAGTTCGGGAACAAATACATCAGCGGGCCCGCTAAGCCGCTCACCCTGGAGAGGACCATCAACCT ATATCCTCTCACCAACTACACGTTTGGCACCAAGGAGCCTCTATATGAGAAGGACAGTTCAGTGGCAGCCCGGTTCCAGCGGATGCGGGAGGAGTTTGATAAAATGGGAATGCGGAGGACAGTGGAGGGTGTCCTCATTGTCCACGAACACAGGCTGCCTCATGTGTTACTTCTGCAGCTGGGCACCACTTTCTTCAAACT GCCTGGTGGAGAGCTGAGTCCAGGAGAAGATGAAGTGGAGGGTCTGAAACGCCTGATGACTGAG ATCCTCGGGCGGCAGGATGGGGTGAAGCAGGATTGGGTGATTGATGACTGTATCGGCAACTGGTGGCGCCCCAACTTTGAACCTCCACAG TACCCCTATATCCCAGCTCACATCACCAAGCCTAAGGAGCATAAGAAGCTGTTCCTGGTTCAGCTGCAGGAGAAAG CGCTGTTTGCTGTCCCAAAAAACTATAAACTAGTGGCAGCACCATTGTTTGAACTATACGACAATGCTCCTGGATATGGACCAATTATTTCCAGTCTACCACAGCTACTGAGCAG GTTCAACTTTATCTACAACTGA